One stretch of Cygnus olor isolate bCygOlo1 chromosome 1, bCygOlo1.pri.v2, whole genome shotgun sequence DNA includes these proteins:
- the LOC121077478 gene encoding cystatin-A-like codes for MLPATMVPGGLSETKPATPEIQHIVDQVKPQFESRENRTYGIFRAIVYKTQVVAGTNYFIKVQDSDTGYVHLRVFQALPHENQGPSLVSFQTGKTRDDPLTYF; via the exons CTATGGTACCTGGGGGCTTATCTGAAACTAAGCCTGCTACTCCAGAAATCCAGCATATTGTTGACCAG gtgAAGCCACAATTTGAAAGCAGGGAAAACAGAACATATGGCATCTTTCGAGCCATAGTATATAAGACTCAGGTGGTTGCTGGAACAAACTACTTCATTAAG GTCCAAGATTCTGATACTGGCTATGTCCACTTAAGGGTGTTCCAAGCCCTTCCTCATGAAAACCAAGGTCCCAGCCTTGTCAGTTTTCAAACTGGCAAAACCAGAGATGATCCTCTGACCTACTTCTGA